TAGCTTCAAGGAATTAGGTTCTGCCAAGTGATTTTGCCTTTCCCATGAGGGAGATAGTAACCTCGTGTGGAGGTTATATTCTTGCAAAaatcttattcttattcttatatTCCGATGCTCTTGCgaaaggattttatttttcacaaaatCCACTCTGATTATTCCATTGGAAAtcatttgcctttttttttttaaaaaaagagagagagaatcagcTCCTGCATGGTTTAATGGAGTAGCGTATAATTGCTGCTTAAACATGATTGAAGAAACATTTCTATTtgcaaaaagagagaaatatcaATTACTTTGAAATTTTGAGGTTGATTACATGATAACTTGTCGACATCCACATTTCTTCTCTGCATTACTGACAACAGTAATGCcgggtttgttttcttttcctcttttttttcttgtgatttgccTTCCTGTTTTAACCATACTCACAGATGAGAGAGACGAAACCTAACGACATAAGCATTAGTTTGCTTAAGATGGCTATTATGGTTGAGAAGCCAGAACACCTAAATACGGTACAAGAACTAATGGCTGATTAAGAAGGGCATTGTAGTTATGGTTTTCTTCTAAAATAAGGAAAACTATTGCAACTACTGCTTTCTTCGTGATCATCTGATTCATTACAAGACACCTCTGTGATTCCACTGGACCCTGAGGATGATGAAGGAGCTAGATTCAAATCAGTTGTCCTGTGCTTTGTCATGAAATCATAGAAAACAGGCTTTGTGGTCCTGAGCTTGGACAGTCTATTATCATTGCCAAATTGCATGTTTTCTTCCTCATTTTTGGTGCTCCTCTTCTTCAAGAATATGCGGCACAGAACCCAATTTTCCATTGGCACCGCAACGGAGCCCTGCAAAAAATTCGACAGAGATTATCAATTTGACCTTCGAGTATGAATGAATTAGGTGGAACAATGCATGCGAGTGATTAAATGAGATCATttattctcccttttttttttaataaaaaaggaattgtAGATTGCAGGAACAGAGAGATGAATCTCAGTGGAAACAAGCTTCAAAGCTTTTATAAGAATTTCTTACAATTTGCTTGGTAGAAAAGAAAATGTACCCAGTAAAAACTCTACCTGAATTGAGTTCTTTTTTAGCAGGGCATTGCAGGCTGCGGTTTCGGTGCTAGCAAGACGGTATTCATGCATGATCCAATCAGTCCTAGTGCCATGCGGGGGTTTTCCTCTGTAAAAAACCAGAGTTTTCTTCATCCCCACAGCTTGATTGCCCTTGGAAGTCACAATTTGCTTGTCTATTCCAGTTGCCTTCCAGTAGCCAGAGCCTGTGGCTCTGTTGGATCGATTCCCGTTGGGATACTTGGCTTCCCTGGTGCTGAAAAAGTACCTCTCCTGCTCCAAATCACCTGAACCCACAAACCCCATGTATCAGAGCAAAGTAGCAATTATCTCCTTGAATTTTCTTGCTACCTCGTTACTCAAGTGGTTTGATAGCCACGTGGCAATGCATTTTGGTTTCAATTGACAACCTATCTCTAAAAATGCCTTTGCTGCTGATAATTTTACAAAGAGTCCTAACTACAAGGCTATAATTGCAATAAATTTACCACTTCAACTTTCGTTGCTAGTTGTCTATGCATGATAACTAACCTGGCAAATCCCAAGGATCAGACTTGCAAACATCGACTTCAGGGATTATGGAAGCAGGCAAGGGGAAAGCAAACACCTTTCTCTTCAAGTACTGGACTACAAGCTCCTCGTCTGTAGGGTGGAACCTAAATCCAGGAGGCAATCTAACAGCACCATTCTTGACAAAATTAAGCTTCTCCATGTCTTATTAGAGCACCTCACAAAAACGTGAAATTGATCAAAAActttatgtatatatgtatgtgcCTTGTGGCTCAAGAACGTCTCAACCCGCTATTGGAGCTGCACAATTCTAGCTCGAAAGTCCCAAGACTCATGCACCCTTCTTATAGTCACAACCCACCATCAAAGTTCGCATGAAGAGAATATTTGACAAAGAGCCTCAACAAGAACAGGAACAAGAAAAGGAGAGCTAAAGATAgattagagaaaagaaagaaatgtagAGGGGAGAAaagggggagagagagggagtaaAAGAGGTGTGGCTATTGGAGAGGGAAAGTATGGCTTATTTTATAGTGATGGGTGTGttggagagaaagaagagaagagggaccTGTCTTTAAGAACAAGGACGACTCCTATGGCGTAAACAAGactcaaactctttttttttcttctgacgCTATTCGTTGTGAGGAAATAAACGTTGAAGACTTTTAAGCACTTAATTTTTTCGGTTCTCTGAGAAAAAAGGTTGgaaatcttaataaattaaaccaaaccCACAAGAGTCTGAAAACTAAGCTTGGCTCTGTTCAACCTATGGGGATAACCGATGCTGTTAAAGCTCTTTTCAACCCTTTTCCTCTTCTCCTCTTCCACATcccatattcaattttttattcgaGATTACCCTTTCACCCTTCCTCTCTTACACaaaatcccttttctttttttgtttttaacatcaCATGGAAGCAAAGCAAACTGGCAACGGAGCAGAGGAGAGCAGAGGATGATGTGACCTTACAGGCGTTGCATGCATCGACAGATCATGAATGCTGCCTGTGCCCCGGTTCCTTAACGATCGAATGGCTTCTTATACACTAATTAtctggaaaaataaatatttttcataggagaacatgttttttcttttcctttgatAAATAgagaacatgattttatttgtggGAGTGAAAGAAATGACagtgtaattaaatttttttaactagctTGCTTGGTGACATAGATTTTTTCCTTATAAGTATGCATTTAATTGATTGAGCTATATAAACTAGGatttgtatagtttttttttaatggtgttattttctttctgtttttttttttgttattcccaCTCCATGTTTATTGTAAGCTATATTGATATACTACATTACCCCTTGTTTAGTAAAGTTatggagtgttttttttttaacataatcaaaATGTTATTCTGTAGtcaattattgaaattaaaaattaattcaaataaaaaacatgaagtaaataaaattcaagttcttaaaattttaagctctaataaattttttgaaataaatattttattggtggATAAtatctaaaaggaaaaaattatagTATATGAAAAAAAGGGGGTAAATTTTGATTATCCTAAATACACAAAggaagaatttttaattttagttatatttataaataaaaatataattaagggtatttttatctatctaagcagttaaaataaattgtaggGTATGAATAACAAACTATAAGGTGAAAACACcactgtctttttttctttctattatctCTCATTTGCTTTTGGGCTTTACACTGCTAAGAAATTGTGGAATAGCAATAAAATTACTggtgaaatatgttttttcattggTAATGtccaataataattatgataaaatatttatgtgaataattttcaatgtaattactaacataaaaaaatatgttaataattaccaatgaaatcaccatcataataaaataattagaagaaaaaaaatagtgcaTCGATGATTCCATCTTTAATAAGACACGTCGTCATTTTCAATTGATAGACCGATAACATTTTTCATTGcaatattttgtataaaattttatcagtaaatttaaaagtgttataaTCAACATCAACCCTATTCTCCCtttcttgttctttctctttttctttaactACAAATCAAAAGAACAGCTCCTCCCACCTATTTTGGCATAAATTTAGGTCTTATCATCATAAATTCGGTCACTCAATACTTTGTAGTTCAGCATCATTGTCCTggtactatttttttaaaatattctcaaactttGTTTTGTATGTTAGGATTTGTTTGAATGTAgagaaatttgaatttgtttatgatttgatgaaattgattttataatttaagcgTGTTATACTGAAAGAAATAATGAGTTATTTAATGATCAACAatcatattttatcaattttattgttatgttaTGAATTTTAGAGAAATTGATTTCTTGTGGAATCGATAgcaattaaatgatattaatttaaattgaataagtttgaatcGAACAAATAATAGATAATTAGTTGGGTATCAattaattgttattaatttgatttatttagttaatattttgACACATCActgtatttttatacaaaaataataattggttATTAGactgtgaatttatttttaattaataaagttgaattttgaattgattgttATATTATTACAAAATGATATCATCATTATTCTATATAAATTTTGTAAGtaatggattattattattggatgtatcgagatttaTTTCAATACTTGTATAGAGAAGATTATTGTAAGAATGGTTGATTTTCTAAATAATAGATGATTATTCTTAGATGTATCGAGATTTACTCAAAAAgttgaatatgaaaaattattgtaaagGGGTTGAGTGTTTTATTAGTTTTGCACCTTTTGATTTGAAGAATATTCCTGGAAATGGAATTAAATGTTCATGCGTGAAGAGTAAAGACAAATCAATAAGATATTATGATGATGCATGTCCTAAAGCAAAAAAAGGAGTTTGTTGAGAGATATTTATGTTGGTTTCCACACAAAGAACCATATGTTCCCTATAAGATCACGTTGGAAATGATTTTTGGCTTAACATCTAGTTCCAGCAATATATATGAAGTTGtagataataatagtaattattataAGAGTATGATGATGTatccaatgaaaataaattatagtaaTTCAAGTGAAGGTTTACATGTAGATGAAGacaccgtttggcattgcgtttgTACCTGCGTCtcatcaaattttgattttttttttgctaaaattgagtgcggtttgtactttttggatcgttttgatgtgctgatgtcaaaaataatttttaaaaaatgaaaaaacatcattggcatgtattttgacatgaaaaattatttgaaaagcaaccgctaccacactgccaaacacgctcggAGAATCAAATGTAGATGCATCTAAATTTTTTGAACTTCTAAAAGATTCTGATAAATTATTATGAGATGGGTTCACAAATTATAGTATATTATCGACCATTGTATAAGTGTTTATCATTAATTAAGTCTAATTATGATAGCatgtaaaataagtaaaaaaacattttactagaaaaaaataggttgaaaaagaattataaaatacaTGATGAAACTCTtgatttaaaatactaaaaaattattaataaatataaaatcattaagtGACTACGCGGTTGATTTTGAGTCTATGTAATATTTACATGGGATGCTAAAATAACGTCTATCAAATGAAAagctatttttatatgtttttggaggaaaaagagaaaattttaactatttttttccctttaaactTCCCCTCTATTTCATCATTTCATTTGatgtaaaatacaaaatagcttattaaaatatatttttttttcattaaagtgtcacaggaaaaaaataattaaataacactatttaaaatgttatataGATGATTGAACTTCTTCAAATGACTTTTGTGGATGGAGATGTGCCCTAGGAGGCGAAGAGGTGTCTTGAAGGTGTCAGCCTAGTGAGGGTgaagtcacctcatgtcatacAGCTGGAGGTCACTTCCTCTTTTGCCTTACTTGTTAGTCTATTTTATTGCCTGTTTGTGCTCTTATTAAGGGAACAATTTTTCTTAGCCGCTGGTTTCTGAAACCCGCCACCttctttaattgagttttggctggaaaaaacgaaaaaacaaaaaggaaaaggcattgcctttgtaatttatttatttatttttttgcataattcactgtttttttttcctgaattcACAATTTAGCCACTCGCCGAATCCCATCAcgcagaatttttttttattaattcagtaaacgtaatttaattattttgaaaaaaaatctaattacaaTGTCTTACAGGTATCTTAAAATTTGATCCCGTAACTATCACAA
This region of Populus alba chromosome 3, ASM523922v2, whole genome shotgun sequence genomic DNA includes:
- the LOC118054459 gene encoding NAC domain-containing protein 83 — protein: MEKLNFVKNGAVRLPPGFRFHPTDEELVVQYLKRKVFAFPLPASIIPEVDVCKSDPWDLPGDLEQERYFFSTREAKYPNGNRSNRATGSGYWKATGIDKQIVTSKGNQAVGMKKTLVFYRGKPPHGTRTDWIMHEYRLASTETAACNALLKKNSIQGSVAVPMENWVLCRIFLKKRSTKNEEENMQFGNDNRLSKLRTTKPVFYDFMTKHRTTDLNLAPSSSSGSSGITEVSCNESDDHEESSSCNSFPYFRRKP